One window of the Salmo trutta chromosome 35, fSalTru1.1, whole genome shotgun sequence genome contains the following:
- the LOC115174358 gene encoding usherin, with protein MTGVALVVLAIVLGIILHKALKRTPFTRERPPLVALPMQKRSPMVVYPPSDSYLVRRPNWFDTVPNTTSSSNSVTLKGFTMHMEGVEDSKFWAGGDAPPEGELGILNVSSLHVSAIHGSAHSQNSLRRSVSQMMDRKSLTGEEQVWDSHIQGHDSGMFMEDEEFVDTIKGFSTVRKEHTMFTDTNL; from the exons ATGACAGGGGTAGCCCTGGTCGTTTTAGCTATCGTTCTGGGGATCATCCTGCACAAGGCCCTGAAAAGAACCCCCTTTACTAGAGAGCGCCCCCCTCTGGTGGCCCTGCCCATGCAGAAGAGGAGCCCCATGGTCGTGTATCCCCCCAGCGACTCCTACCTGGTGAGACGGCCCAACTGG tttGACACGGTGCCCAACACAACAAGCTCCTCCAACAGTGTCACACTCAAAGGGTTCACCATGCACATGGAG GGAGTGGAAGACAGTAAGTTTTGGGCAGGTGGTGACGCCCCTCCGGAGGGTGAGCTGGGTATCCTTAACGTGTCCAGCCTCCACGTCTCCGCTATCCATGGCTCTGCCCACTCCCAGAATTCTCTGAGGCGCAGCGTGAGCCAGATGATGGACAGGAAGTCGCTGACAGGGGAGGAGCAAGTGTGGGACTCTCACATTCAAGGCCACGACAGCGGGATG TTTATGGAGGACGAGGAGTTTGTCGACACTATTAAAGGCTTCAGCACGGTGCGGAAGGAACACACCATGTTTACCGACACTAACCTGTGA